Proteins from a single region of Rhodovibrio salinarum DSM 9154:
- the ppsR gene encoding transcriptional regulator PpsR, which produces MVQFKAPEESLGNLNAEAMGSLIAAAGDVAFIVDAEGVIRDVAFNSAELAQEGSEAWLGHAFLDTVTKESRPKISDLLEEAKQGQVKRWRQVNHPSPGKPDIPIIYYAQQLDSDRTIVVGRDMRAFATLQQRLVDVQMSLERDYARLRDFETRYRLLFDMTSEPVVILDAASTKLVEANPAAHRRFGWTKGAGGRAFFDKFDGTSKAELQQLLERVRSVGRAEEVQVQSSEDGSEFLVSAFLFRHERSLLFLVRLSPVAEQGESDMLPKTRSKFVKILETTPDGFVLTGPDQRIIATNSAFLEMAQLATEEQVRGEPLERWLGRSAVDLNVLVANVREHGSVRLFATVLQGEYGMSSEVEVSGVQVVNGEQPCFGLMIRYVDRRSQGQQPQSSGDSRASGELPRSVEQLTDLVGRVPLKEIVRETTDVVERLCIEAALELTGDNRASAAEMLGLSRQSLYVKLRRYGLGDLEPEAGD; this is translated from the coding sequence GTGGTGCAGTTTAAAGCCCCCGAAGAATCGCTAGGGAATCTGAACGCCGAGGCGATGGGCTCGCTGATCGCCGCGGCAGGAGATGTCGCGTTCATCGTCGATGCCGAAGGGGTGATCCGCGATGTCGCCTTCAACAGCGCCGAACTCGCACAGGAAGGTTCTGAGGCCTGGCTGGGCCATGCCTTCCTGGACACGGTGACGAAGGAAAGCCGCCCGAAGATCTCGGACCTGCTGGAGGAAGCCAAGCAGGGGCAGGTCAAACGCTGGCGCCAAGTCAATCATCCCTCCCCGGGCAAACCGGACATCCCGATCATCTACTACGCGCAGCAGCTCGATTCGGATCGCACGATCGTCGTCGGGCGGGACATGCGCGCCTTCGCGACGCTGCAGCAGCGTCTGGTCGACGTGCAGATGTCGCTGGAGCGCGACTACGCCCGGCTGCGGGATTTCGAGACGCGCTACCGCCTGCTGTTCGATATGACCAGCGAACCGGTGGTGATCCTGGATGCCGCCTCGACCAAACTGGTCGAGGCCAACCCGGCTGCCCACCGCCGGTTCGGCTGGACCAAGGGCGCCGGTGGACGCGCCTTCTTCGACAAGTTCGATGGCACCAGCAAAGCCGAGCTGCAGCAACTGCTGGAACGGGTGCGCAGCGTTGGCCGTGCGGAAGAGGTGCAGGTGCAGAGCAGCGAGGACGGCAGCGAGTTCCTTGTTTCCGCCTTTCTGTTCCGCCATGAACGCTCGCTGCTCTTCCTGGTGCGGCTGTCGCCGGTCGCCGAACAGGGCGAATCGGACATGTTGCCGAAGACCCGCAGCAAGTTCGTCAAAATCCTTGAGACCACGCCGGACGGATTCGTCCTGACCGGGCCGGACCAGCGGATCATCGCCACCAATTCCGCGTTCCTGGAAATGGCTCAGTTGGCCACCGAGGAACAGGTGCGCGGCGAACCGCTGGAGCGGTGGCTGGGCCGCTCGGCGGTGGATCTCAACGTGCTGGTCGCCAATGTGCGCGAACATGGGTCGGTGCGGCTGTTCGCCACCGTCCTGCAAGGCGAATACGGCATGAGCAGCGAGGTCGAGGTTTCGGGCGTACAGGTCGTCAACGGCGAGCAGCCCTGCTTCGGCTTGATGATCCGTTACGTTGACCGGCGTAGCCAGGGACAGCAGCCGCAGAGTTCGGGTGACAGCCGTGCGTCGGGCGAACTGCCCCGGTCGGTCGAGCAGCTCACCGATCTTGTCGGTCGGGTCCCCCTGAAGGAGATCGTGCGCGAGACCACCGACGTGGTGGAGCGCCTGTGCATCGAGGCGGCCCTGGAACTGACCGGCGATAACCGCGCTTCCGCCGCGGAAATGCTGGGGCTGAGTCGGCAGTCGCTCTACGTCAAGCTGCGCCGCTACGGTTTGGGCGACCTGGAGCCCGAGGCGGGGGACTAG
- a CDS encoding cobalamin B12-binding domain-containing protein, which yields MDTVPQSPAPRRWDAQRRRGGSTRSLSVQASCGPFSDDDGSGIIGLDGVQQGSTRQSDAQACELAEDALKKLSDLYPEEPAMAGNTRGIGDNQPGGVVPDDVVEFSRLILKRDTADAFNFLDQLRERGASEEALYLDLLAPTARRLGDLWVADLCDFTEVTIGLGRLQHAMHELSFDFHRHSLSMSQQRRILLLPAPGEQHTMGLLMVGEFFRRSGWDVWSAPWSSRDDMLAMVQHQWFPVVGLSISCDRHLDELTRGIRRIRKESRNKSVGIMVGGPLVLDHPEVVARVGADATATDARDAAVQAEKLLESVAQSRPS from the coding sequence ATGGATACAGTACCGCAGTCACCGGCTCCCAGGCGGTGGGATGCCCAACGGCGCCGGGGCGGTAGTACGCGTTCTCTGAGCGTACAGGCGAGTTGCGGGCCGTTCAGCGACGATGACGGCTCTGGCATCATCGGCTTGGACGGTGTGCAGCAGGGCTCGACGCGGCAATCCGACGCGCAGGCCTGCGAACTCGCCGAGGATGCCCTCAAGAAACTGTCGGACCTCTATCCCGAAGAGCCGGCAATGGCCGGAAATACGCGCGGCATCGGCGACAACCAGCCCGGCGGCGTCGTGCCCGATGACGTGGTCGAATTTTCTCGCCTGATTCTCAAGCGCGATACGGCCGATGCCTTCAACTTTCTGGATCAGTTGCGCGAGCGTGGCGCCAGCGAAGAGGCCTTGTACCTGGATCTGCTCGCCCCGACCGCGCGGCGGCTGGGTGACCTATGGGTTGCGGATCTGTGCGATTTCACGGAAGTAACGATTGGGCTGGGCCGGCTGCAACATGCTATGCACGAGCTCAGCTTCGACTTTCATCGCCATTCGCTGAGCATGTCGCAGCAGCGCCGGATCCTGCTGCTGCCGGCCCCGGGCGAACAGCACACTATGGGACTGCTGATGGTCGGAGAGTTCTTTCGCCGCTCCGGCTGGGACGTTTGGAGCGCGCCCTGGTCGTCGCGCGACGACATGCTGGCGATGGTGCAGCACCAATGGTTCCCAGTGGTCGGGCTGTCAATCAGCTGCGACCGTCATCTTGACGAACTTACCCGAGGGATTCGACGCATCCGAAAGGAATCGCGTAACAAATCGGTCGGTATCATGGTTGGCGGGCCGTTGGTCCTTGACCATCCGGAGGTCGTGGCGCGCGTCGGCGCGGACGCGACCGCCACGGACGCCCGCGACGCTGCCGTGCAGGCCGAAAAATTGCTGGAGTCGGTGGCACAGTCCCGACCTAGCTGA
- the bchB gene encoding ferredoxin:protochlorophyllide reductase (ATP-dependent) subunit B yields the protein MQLTVWTYEGPPHVGAMRVATGMTGVHYVLHAPQGDTYADLLFTMIERRDHRPPVTYTTFKERDLGSDTAELFSRAARDAYDRFRPEAMLVGSSCTAELIQDDPGGLMSALNLPIPVVALELPAYQRKENWGAAETFYQLVRGLIGRNDGQTPVGSPAGERPRANILGATALGFRHRDDVAEITRLLGQLGIEVNVAAPLGASPHDLQRIPQADVNIPLYPEVAGTLARWLKREWKMPQTETIPYGVNATREFVQEVAEICGVDPAPVLDAMPTRLPWWSRSVDSNYLTGKRVFVFADGTHAIAAARVAQEEMGFEVVGLGTYAREFGREVRAAAQAYGVEALISDDYLEVEAQIAELQPELVLGTQMERHIAKRLGIGCAVISAPVHVQDFPARYSPVMGFEGANVLFDTFVHPLVMGLEEHLLGMFREDFEFHDDARPSHHGPGARVEALEPAPQPAPDAAVPEKQLETAGADAGDTATLDAPTDAPAWTPDAEQELKKIPFFVRGKARRNTEKFARERGLSKITVEALYDAKAHFGS from the coding sequence ATGCAACTGACCGTCTGGACATACGAGGGGCCGCCGCACGTCGGCGCGATGCGGGTCGCCACCGGCATGACCGGCGTGCACTACGTGCTGCACGCCCCGCAGGGCGACACCTACGCCGACCTGCTGTTCACCATGATCGAACGGCGCGACCACCGGCCGCCGGTGACCTACACCACCTTCAAGGAGCGCGATCTCGGCTCGGACACCGCGGAACTGTTCTCCCGGGCGGCCAGGGACGCCTACGACCGCTTCCGGCCCGAGGCGATGCTGGTCGGCTCGTCGTGCACGGCGGAGCTGATCCAGGACGATCCGGGCGGGCTGATGAGTGCCCTCAACCTGCCGATCCCGGTGGTGGCGCTGGAGCTGCCGGCCTACCAGCGCAAGGAGAACTGGGGCGCGGCGGAGACCTTCTACCAGCTGGTGCGCGGCCTGATCGGGCGCAACGACGGGCAGACGCCGGTCGGCAGCCCCGCAGGCGAGCGCCCCCGGGCGAACATTCTGGGCGCCACCGCGCTCGGCTTCCGGCACCGCGACGACGTCGCCGAGATCACCCGGCTGCTAGGCCAGCTCGGGATCGAGGTCAACGTCGCCGCGCCGCTGGGCGCCAGCCCGCACGACCTGCAGCGGATCCCGCAGGCCGACGTCAACATCCCGCTCTACCCCGAGGTCGCGGGCACGCTCGCGCGCTGGCTCAAGCGCGAGTGGAAGATGCCGCAGACCGAGACGATCCCCTACGGCGTCAATGCCACCCGGGAGTTCGTCCAGGAGGTCGCGGAGATCTGCGGGGTCGATCCCGCCCCGGTGCTCGACGCCATGCCGACCCGCCTGCCCTGGTGGTCGCGCTCGGTCGACAGCAACTACCTGACCGGCAAGCGGGTGTTCGTGTTCGCCGACGGCACGCATGCGATCGCCGCCGCGCGGGTCGCCCAGGAGGAGATGGGCTTCGAGGTGGTGGGGCTGGGCACCTACGCCCGCGAGTTCGGCCGGGAGGTGCGCGCGGCGGCGCAGGCCTACGGCGTCGAGGCGCTGATCAGCGACGACTACCTGGAGGTCGAGGCGCAGATCGCCGAGCTGCAGCCCGAGCTGGTGCTGGGCACGCAGATGGAACGCCACATCGCCAAGCGCCTGGGGATCGGCTGCGCGGTGATCTCCGCCCCGGTGCACGTGCAGGACTTCCCCGCGCGCTATTCCCCGGTGATGGGCTTCGAGGGCGCCAACGTCCTGTTCGACACCTTCGTCCACCCGCTGGTGATGGGCCTCGAGGAACACCTGCTCGGCATGTTCCGCGAGGACTTCGAGTTCCACGACGACGCCCGCCCCTCCCACCACGGTCCCGGCGCCCGCGTCGAAGCTCTCGAGCCCGCGCCGCAGCCGGCCCCCGACGCCGCAGTGCCCGAAAAGCAGCTGGAAACGGCTGGCGCCGATGCCGGCGACACCGCCACGCTGGACGCCCCCACCGACGCGCCCGCCTGGACCCCCGACGCCGAACAGGAACTGAAGAAAATCCCCTTCTTCGTCCGCGGCAAAGCGCGCCGGAATACGGAGAAATTCGCCCGCGAGCGCGGGCTCAGCAAGATAACGGTCGAGGCCTTGTATGATGCCAAAGCGCACTTCGGCTCATAA
- a CDS encoding BCD family MFS transporter gives MAHVTQAVAGAPRMLGWLGIIRLGLVQTALGAIVVLTTSTLNRVMVVELALPAVLPGLLVGWHYAVQMSRPRMGYGSDVGQRRTPWIIGGMAVLALGGLGAATAVALMSVHTWPGVALGLLAFTLIGAGVGASGTSLLTLLAKRVDPTRRAPAAATVWIMMIAGFVVTATTAGQFLDPYSHLRLVVVTGTVCAFAFVLTVVAVWRLEGPGDPVAAAAAAQRAEKGHFWQAFKQIWGETQARRFTVFVFVSMLAYSAQDLILEPFAGAVFEMTPGQSTQLSGTQHGGVLVGMLLVAVSGMVLKNKIGSLRTWAIGGCIASAIALLGLVVGGLIGPAYPLTANVVFLGAANGAFAVAAIGSMMSLAGQGQQQREGTRMGLWGASQAVAFGLGGLLGTVAIDVTRMITDQVAVAYGAVFASQAALFLIAAVLAARIDKTGAASRTVGLSPAAEGYATGVGS, from the coding sequence ATGGCGCACGTCACGCAGGCAGTGGCGGGGGCGCCCCGCATGCTGGGATGGCTCGGCATCATCCGCCTGGGCTTGGTGCAGACCGCCCTTGGGGCAATCGTGGTGCTGACGACGTCGACCCTGAACCGGGTCATGGTGGTCGAGTTGGCGCTGCCGGCGGTGCTGCCGGGGCTGCTGGTCGGCTGGCATTATGCGGTGCAGATGTCGCGTCCGCGTATGGGCTACGGCTCCGATGTCGGGCAGCGGCGGACGCCCTGGATCATCGGCGGCATGGCCGTGCTCGCCCTGGGCGGGCTGGGCGCTGCGACGGCGGTCGCGCTGATGAGCGTGCACACCTGGCCAGGGGTGGCTCTCGGCCTGCTGGCGTTCACGCTGATCGGTGCAGGTGTCGGCGCCTCCGGCACCTCGTTGCTGACCCTGTTGGCCAAGCGGGTCGACCCGACGCGTCGGGCGCCGGCGGCCGCGACCGTCTGGATCATGATGATCGCGGGCTTCGTCGTCACCGCGACGACGGCCGGGCAGTTCCTGGACCCTTATTCCCATCTGCGGCTGGTCGTGGTTACCGGCACCGTCTGCGCGTTTGCCTTCGTGCTGACCGTGGTTGCGGTCTGGCGGTTGGAAGGCCCCGGCGATCCGGTGGCCGCGGCGGCCGCTGCCCAGCGTGCGGAGAAGGGCCACTTCTGGCAGGCGTTCAAGCAGATCTGGGGGGAGACGCAGGCCCGGCGCTTCACCGTCTTCGTGTTCGTCTCGATGTTGGCCTACAGCGCCCAGGACCTGATCCTGGAGCCGTTCGCCGGCGCGGTGTTCGAGATGACGCCCGGGCAGTCGACCCAGCTCTCCGGCACGCAGCACGGCGGCGTCCTTGTCGGGATGCTGTTGGTTGCCGTGTCGGGCATGGTGCTGAAGAACAAGATCGGCTCGCTGCGCACCTGGGCGATCGGCGGCTGCATTGCCTCCGCGATTGCGCTGCTGGGGCTGGTCGTCGGCGGGCTGATCGGGCCGGCCTATCCCCTCACGGCGAACGTGGTGTTCCTGGGCGCGGCGAACGGCGCGTTTGCGGTGGCGGCGATCGGCTCGATGATGAGCCTGGCCGGCCAAGGTCAGCAACAGCGCGAGGGCACGCGCATGGGGCTGTGGGGCGCGAGTCAGGCGGTCGCCTTCGGCCTGGGCGGTTTGTTGGGCACGGTGGCGATCGATGTCACCCGCATGATTACCGATCAGGTGGCGGTCGCGTATGGGGCGGTCTTTGCCAGCCAGGCAGCGTTGTTCCTGATCGCTGCCGTGCTGGCCGCCCGGATCGACAAGACAGGGGCGGCGTCCCGAACGGTCGGCCTGTCGCCCGCGGCGGAAGGCTATGCAACAGGAGTGGGCAGCTGA
- the chlG gene encoding chlorophyll synthase ChlG, with amino-acid sequence MDHSATPSIDRPQPGALVELLKPITWFAPMWAFACGIVSSGQPVLTHWPVILAGVLVAGPLVCGTSQIVNDWYDREVDAINQPERAIPSGRVPGSIAFWFAVVWTALSVAVATVLGIWGFVAALIALLLAWLYSAPPARLKRSGWWGPGTVAVCYEGIPWFTGAAIMTASFPDWRIVTLAVLYSVGAHGIMTLNDFKAVEGDLQHGVRSLPAVMGTRAAAWLSCAVMALPQVVVIVLLYSWDRPYYGGAVASLLLAQFVLMARLMKDPKRFAPWYNATGTTLYVSGMMISAFAVGSFLEAV; translated from the coding sequence ATGGACCATTCCGCGACCCCGAGTATTGACAGACCGCAGCCCGGTGCACTGGTGGAGCTGCTGAAGCCCATCACCTGGTTTGCACCGATGTGGGCGTTTGCCTGCGGCATTGTGTCCTCCGGGCAGCCGGTCCTGACGCATTGGCCGGTGATCCTGGCGGGCGTGTTGGTTGCGGGGCCGCTGGTCTGCGGCACCAGTCAGATCGTCAACGATTGGTACGACCGTGAGGTCGACGCGATCAACCAGCCCGAACGCGCCATTCCCTCGGGCCGGGTGCCCGGGAGCATCGCCTTCTGGTTCGCGGTTGTCTGGACAGCGCTGTCGGTCGCAGTCGCCACCGTGCTCGGCATCTGGGGCTTCGTCGCCGCGCTGATCGCGCTTCTGTTGGCCTGGCTCTATTCCGCGCCGCCGGCGCGGCTGAAGCGCAGCGGCTGGTGGGGGCCGGGTACGGTCGCGGTCTGTTACGAAGGGATCCCCTGGTTTACCGGCGCGGCGATCATGACCGCCTCCTTCCCCGACTGGCGGATCGTCACGCTGGCCGTGCTCTATTCCGTGGGGGCGCACGGGATCATGACGCTGAATGACTTCAAGGCGGTGGAGGGGGATCTCCAGCATGGGGTGCGCAGCCTGCCCGCGGTGATGGGGACGCGTGCGGCCGCTTGGCTGTCGTGCGCGGTCATGGCGCTGCCGCAGGTGGTGGTGATCGTCCTGCTCTATAGCTGGGACCGGCCTTACTATGGCGGCGCGGTGGCGTCGCTGCTGCTGGCGCAGTTCGTCCTGATGGCCCGACTGATGAAGGATCCCAAGCGTTTCGCCCCTTGGTACAATGCCACCGGCACCACGCTGTACGTCTCCGGCATGATGATCAGCGCGTTCGCGGTCGGCTCTTTCCTGGAGGCTGTGTGA
- a CDS encoding peptidylprolyl isomerase codes for MKNWIKTAAAVCLLTLASVPGRAQDGNPVVRLETNHGDIRIELFAERAPKTVENFLTYVRNDHYDGTIFHRVIPDFMIQGGGFTRDYERKATRDPIRNEADNGLSNDRGTVAMARRGDPHSATAQFFINVKDNDFLDHTAKTQRGWGYTVFGEVVSGLGTVDEISQVPTGRVGPFPKDAPQEPVVIQDVVVE; via the coding sequence ATGAAGAATTGGATCAAGACGGCCGCAGCCGTGTGTTTGCTGACGCTGGCGTCGGTGCCGGGGCGCGCGCAGGACGGCAACCCGGTCGTGCGCCTGGAAACCAACCACGGCGACATCCGCATCGAGCTGTTCGCCGAACGTGCGCCCAAGACGGTCGAAAACTTCCTGACCTATGTGCGTAACGACCATTACGACGGCACGATCTTCCACCGTGTGATCCCCGATTTCATGATCCAGGGCGGTGGCTTCACGCGCGATTACGAACGCAAGGCCACCCGTGACCCGATCCGCAACGAGGCCGATAACGGCCTGTCCAACGACCGTGGCACGGTCGCCATGGCCCGCCGGGGCGATCCGCACTCCGCGACCGCGCAGTTCTTCATCAACGTCAAAGACAACGACTTTCTGGACCATACGGCGAAAACCCAGCGGGGCTGGGGCTACACCGTGTTCGGCGAGGTCGTGTCGGGCCTGGGCACGGTGGATGAGATCAGCCAGGTTCCGACCGGTCGCGTCGGCCCCTTCCCGAAGGATGCGCCGCAGGAGCCGGTGGTGATCCAGGACGTGGTCGTCGAATAA
- the bchF gene encoding 2-vinyl bacteriochlorophyllide hydratase, with protein sequence MANARTTQATGSQTPGPQTSGQATKLLYTPEERRRRDTTRWTLVQGVLAPFQFLVFLVSLVLVLRYLATGEGLAIATASIVFKTLVLYTIMITGAIWEKVVFGRYLFVPAFFWEDVFSSVVCGLHTLYVVMLVMGWGDAYAQMLVALAAYASYAVNAIQFVLKLRAARKQEEAMGLRATGAEASA encoded by the coding sequence ATGGCGAACGCCCGCACCACGCAGGCGACCGGATCACAGACTCCTGGCCCACAGACGTCCGGCCAGGCAACGAAGCTGCTTTACACCCCCGAGGAACGCCGGCGGCGTGACACGACGCGCTGGACTCTCGTGCAGGGCGTGCTGGCCCCCTTCCAATTCCTGGTATTCCTGGTCTCGCTCGTCCTGGTGTTGCGCTATCTCGCAACCGGCGAGGGGCTAGCGATCGCCACGGCGTCGATCGTGTTCAAGACACTGGTGCTCTACACGATCATGATCACGGGCGCGATCTGGGAAAAGGTCGTGTTCGGGCGCTATCTGTTCGTCCCCGCTTTCTTCTGGGAAGACGTCTTCTCTTCGGTCGTGTGCGGCCTGCACACCCTCTACGTGGTGATGCTGGTGATGGGTTGGGGAGATGCGTACGCCCAGATGCTGGTCGCCCTCGCCGCCTATGCGAGCTACGCGGTCAATGCCATCCAGTTCGTGCTTAAGCTGCGCGCCGCGCGCAAGCAGGAGGAAGCGATGGGGCTGCGCGCCACCGGGGCGGAGGCGTCGGCATGA
- a CDS encoding high-potential iron-sulfur protein, with the protein MRESDNMQEHDGKSMSRRGFFGRAFATGAVALGAAKILSSREAHAQKAPKQAVQYQENPKGDQHCANCQFWIAPEGGSEMGQCQIVQGEISPDAWCNLWAKA; encoded by the coding sequence ATGAGGGAGTCCGACAACATGCAGGAGCATGACGGCAAAAGTATGAGCCGCCGCGGCTTCTTCGGCCGCGCTTTCGCCACAGGTGCCGTGGCGCTCGGCGCCGCGAAGATCCTGAGCAGCCGCGAGGCGCACGCCCAGAAGGCGCCGAAGCAAGCGGTGCAATACCAGGAAAATCCCAAGGGCGATCAGCACTGCGCCAACTGCCAGTTCTGGATCGCGCCGGAGGGCGGCTCCGAGATGGGCCAGTGCCAGATCGTCCAGGGCGAGATTTCCCCGGACGCCTGGTGCAACCTCTGGGCCAAAGCGTAA
- a CDS encoding geranylgeranyl diphosphate reductase: protein MGTHTTTESFDCVVVGGGPAGATAAQRLAQEGREVLLLDKPGKIKPCGGAIPPKAINDFNIPDSQLVCKVAGARVVSPKGRTVDMPIDDGFVGMVDRKDFDPWLRNRAALMGATYREGAFQGLERGKDGVPVLRYRPMGADAGRNAPEVQVRARMVIGADGANSQIRQSELPDGDQVPYVFAYHEIVRSPDAGTPAPATGGYDPGRCDVYYQGDISPDFYGWVFPHGPCTSVGMGTAHKGFSLRGATADLRRKSGLAEAETVRREGAPLPLMPMKKWDNGRDVLLAGDAAGVVAPASGEGIYYAMLTGEYAADAVHEALAAADAKALAGARKRFMKTHGQVFWILGMMQRYWYTTDRRRERFVRICQDRDVQRLTWDAYMNKELVKAEPLAHARIFWKNIFHLTGVAPV from the coding sequence ATGGGCACGCATACAACGACTGAAAGCTTCGATTGTGTCGTCGTCGGTGGTGGCCCGGCCGGCGCAACCGCGGCCCAGCGCCTGGCGCAGGAAGGCCGCGAGGTCCTGCTGTTGGACAAGCCCGGCAAGATCAAGCCGTGCGGCGGCGCGATCCCGCCCAAGGCGATCAACGATTTCAACATTCCGGACTCCCAGCTGGTCTGCAAGGTCGCCGGTGCGCGGGTGGTCTCGCCCAAAGGGCGCACTGTCGACATGCCGATCGACGACGGCTTTGTCGGCATGGTCGACCGCAAGGACTTCGACCCCTGGCTGCGCAACCGCGCCGCGCTGATGGGGGCGACCTATCGCGAGGGGGCCTTCCAGGGCCTGGAGCGCGGCAAGGACGGCGTCCCGGTGCTGCGCTACCGCCCGATGGGCGCCGACGCCGGCCGCAATGCGCCGGAAGTGCAGGTGCGGGCCCGCATGGTGATCGGCGCGGACGGGGCGAACAGCCAGATCCGGCAAAGCGAGCTGCCGGACGGTGACCAGGTGCCCTATGTCTTCGCCTACCACGAGATCGTCCGCTCGCCTGATGCCGGCACCCCGGCGCCGGCGACCGGCGGTTACGATCCCGGGCGGTGCGATGTCTATTACCAGGGCGACATCTCGCCCGATTTTTACGGCTGGGTGTTCCCGCACGGGCCGTGCACCTCGGTCGGGATGGGGACGGCACACAAGGGCTTCTCTTTGCGCGGGGCGACGGCTGACTTGCGGCGCAAGAGCGGCCTGGCGGAGGCCGAGACGGTCCGCCGGGAAGGTGCGCCGCTGCCGCTGATGCCGATGAAGAAGTGGGACAACGGTCGCGACGTGCTGCTGGCGGGCGACGCTGCGGGCGTGGTGGCGCCGGCGAGCGGCGAGGGGATCTACTACGCCATGCTGACCGGCGAGTACGCTGCCGACGCGGTGCACGAAGCGCTTGCCGCCGCTGACGCCAAGGCCCTGGCGGGTGCACGCAAGCGCTTTATGAAGACGCACGGGCAGGTCTTTTGGATTCTCGGGATGATGCAGCGCTACTGGTACACGACGGACCGGCGGCGCGAGCGTTTCGTTCGGATCTGCCAGGACCGGGACGTGCAGCGCCTGACTTGGGACGCCTACATGAACAAGGAACTGGTCAAGGCAGAGCCGCTCGCCCACGCGCGCATCTTCTGGAAGAACATCTTCCACCTGACGGGGGTGGCGCCGGTTTGA